One region of Malania oleifera isolate guangnan ecotype guangnan chromosome 6, ASM2987363v1, whole genome shotgun sequence genomic DNA includes:
- the LOC131157069 gene encoding B-box zinc finger protein 32, which yields MRPRICELCNGEAALYCASDSAFLCWSCDARVHEANFLVARHVRRTLCSKCDGFAGNSVAGVGLPPRRSICASCSMESPYDDDVDSDSSSSSSACVSSSSKSFAAAPKKADADHQRTERVTSPSSVTEVSGPKAGFPAKSLGEVASLATAKTQKRSEARTRTLRGSAPSKAEAKLEGVLVNWCTRLGLSGSCTSAMVASAMGACLCKLTVLPLRASLAAALWFSLRACVGASASTWQNLRRLEDVSGVPAKLILAAASRLARASKIEKSTRRDQEEGWAECSA from the coding sequence ATGAGACCCAGGATTTGTGAGCTCTGCAATGGAGAAGCTGCCCTGTACTGCGCCTCTGATTCTGCGTTCCTCTGCTGGAGCTGCGACGCCAGGGTTCACGAGGCCAACTTCCTCGTAGCTCGCCACGTCCGCCGTACTCTCTGCTCCAAATGCGACGGATTCGCCGGAAACAGCGTCGCCGGCGTCGGGCTTCCGCCTCGCCGGTCGATCTGCGCGTCGTGCTCGATGGAATCTCCCTACGACGACGACGTCGATTCCGATTCCTCGTCCTCGTCCTCGGCTTGTGTGTCCAGCAGCTCAAAGTCTTTCGCCGCTGCTCCGAAGAAGGCCGACGCTGATCACCAAAGAACAGAGCGAGTCACTTCGCCGAGCTCCGTCACGGAGGTTTCCGGCCCGAAAGCCGGTTTCCCGGCAAAATCCCTCGGCGAAGTCGCGTCGCTGGCGACGGCGAAGACGCAGAAGAGAAGCGAGGCGAGGACAAGAACCCTGAGAGGGAGCGCGCCGTCGAAGGCGGAGGCGAAGTTGGAGGGCGTTTTGGTCAATTGGTGCACGAGGCTGGGGCTGAGCGGAAGCTGCACCTCCGCGATGGTAGCAAGCGCCATGGGTGCGTGTTTGTGTAAGTTGACGGTCTTGCCCTTGCGGGCATCGCTGGCGGCCGCACTGTGGTTCAGTTTGAGAGCTTGTGTGGGCGCATCGGCGTCCACGTGGCAGAATCTGAGGCGCCTGGAGGACGTGTCGGGCGTGCCGGCGAAACTGATATTGGCCGCCGCGTCGAGGCTCGCACGTGCGTCGAAGATTGAAAAATCTACCCGGCGCGACCAGGAGGAAGGCTGGGCAGAATGCTCTGCctga